The genome window GATGACGACACCGTGTTGACCCGGAAGAGAAGCGGCGGGCGGTGACCTGTGAGGACGTAGAGAGGAAAAATGACTGAACAGAGACGTGATTGTTCTGTTTTGCCTTCGACACCAGTTAACATTTGGCTCGCTTCAGCGAGTTAAACGGGATTAACAGCGACAGTAAGCTGCAGTCAAACTATCCAAGAAACGGAATGTCGTCACAGACAGAAACGACGGTCGGTGAATTTCGTCGGAGAGACCTCGGACGGTGCTAAACGGCTAACTGTCTGATCGAAATTAGACTGTGTTGCGCTtattttaacagctttagttaatCAATTAGTGTTTTAGCTGTTTGCTAAATGACAGTATTTATCCGTAAAGTAAACACCGGGTGACAGCCACGTCACCTAGCTTCTTTCTCTATTTTACTACAAGCACCGCAGTGCTCTTGGTTCGCTATTTTTTGTAGTTATTTTCTAACAAAAACCTCCAGTGGTTTTTCTTCGGCCATGGCTCCAATGGGCATCCGCCTGTCACCGCTCGGTGTGGCCGTTTTCTGCCTCCTTGGAGTCGGCGTTATCTACCACCTGTATGCCGGGGTCATCTCCAGCCGCCTGGCTGCTTTCAGGTCAGACTCTTCTCTCATTACCTTCCcttttgtaaattgttttttattattatttttccttaCATAGTATAACGTGGCATGTCCTCTCGCTGAAGCTAAGTGTATTTGTAAGAGTTGACTTGGGTGTTTCACGCAGCTGCTTGTCTCAGGGGTTATCAGGCTGGTTGGACTTATGATAGTATAGTAATAATAGGTTTAATACCGTCAGACAAAGCTGGATTATCTACATGAACATTTAGTAAGTGGCCAGTCTGTTACATTAGTGATGTACATGCATGATGTTCTAGCAGGTTAGTATCTGCCAAGCCTGCAGGTCCAGCTGGTAGTGAGGTTGTAGGTAGTGGTGAGGGTAACGTTAGGGTCATATAAGTGATTTGCGTACACCAGGATGACTTTAGCCCTCAGCTTTTATCATGAGTCAGGTATTTGCCCGCTACTTTTGTCTTCAGCCATTATGTATGAGATTCCTACCTAACGTAGCTTTATAACAATCCTGTAAACATATAAAATTGCTCAATACTCGTGGGCAATTACATCATAGTCTTCTTGAGTCAAGAGGTTTCACAACTAAAGTTACTGAATATGTGCGGTTGGTCTGCTAAGTCACCTTAGCTGCTCACTAGGGAGGATTTCTGGGTATTGAACCTCAATACTGTTATAATTCAGACTAAAATGTATTGAAGACTGTGAGCGCTTCATTTCCAGATATGTAATATTGTCACTTAGTTTTTGATCAGATAGTtcacaatttaaataaatattttgtcagTGTTAATCATTTATTCAGGCAGAGTTCTAGTACAATTAGAGACAACATTCAACAGTTGAGAGCATTAACTTctattaaataataaaaggcTTTTCAAAAGAATCCAAACTATACCCAACCCTTACTGCTGACTGATGAAGATGACAGCACAGTAATGATTTTAGTGTATAACCAAAGTTATGACCACAGTTATGTATTGAACTTGCCTTGAAAAAGATTAAATGTGGTTGAAATGTCAGTTGTATGATAAATCACTGGATTGTGTGTGACCAGCACCTAGTCTTTTGTGTACAACTCTGACAGTAAAATATCATTATCGGGGTTTCAGCGGTCTGTGAAGAATCACTGAGCCTTTGTAAGTGTCTGACAAACCTGACAATGGTTTGATTGTGAGATAGTGAATATGAGCAGAAAATATCAGCTATCAGGTGCATCATTTCAAAAGTACCAGTGGCATTGTCCAAAACTTGCCTTCTTATTTAACTTGCAAACACTGGTAAGGCTGATCTAGTTTCATCAGGTTTGAAGTGCAGAAAAGGAGAAGTGCTGCTATTGAGTCTAACAAATTCTTGTTCCGTCTCTTTATCTTTGCAGACAGACGAGAAAAGTGGATCTGAGAGACCTGCTGGCTGTCTCAGTGGAGGCTGCAGTACTAGGTGGAATAGAGGTACTTTTTCTTGTCACAGCTcaacaaacaaatgttaaatGCCTTGACTACAGTTTAGTAGAATGTGAGCTGTGTTGTTCCTCCCTAGGTGAAGAAGGTGCGTGATGAAAACGGTCTGAAGGAGAAGTCAAAAGGAAAGACAAGAGAGGGAGCCAATGAGCTTCTGACCATGGGTGACCTGCAGTCACATAGAAAGATGTTTAACCTTATAAGGAATACCTTCCCTGAAATCACGGTGAGCACAACCATTCTAGATGGGTGGGGGGTGCCGGGGAAGCGGTTGAGATTGTCAcaaaaatgagaatagctggtccaccttaaaggagTCCACCTTAAGTTGTCGCCTgcttcggggctaacccccttcacttcaTCTGAGTGGTGAGCAAGACACAGGAACTTGGCTTGGGTCTTGATGAGTTGTAGCATGTATTCAAAgtgtacacacactgcactatTCACAGTtatactgctaacttcatactctgCTCCAGTCACCGCAGCCTCATcgtcacacacatgctctctctctctctctctctctctctctctctctctctctctctctctctctctctctctctctctctctctctctctctctctctctctctctctctctctctctctctctctctctctctctctctctctctctctctctctctctggactGCACACTCACcattccttaaaggagctacgctacttgtgtaacacattttagtttagaaaacattttaaaatacttttttttttttttaattccctgTTGCCTAGGCCCAGCGGGGGGTCACCTCAGGCCTGGCAGGCCGCCAGGTTTGCAATACCCCGGTTGAAACCCTGAATTCATACACCACAACACTGCTgtagtgtttttccatttcGAGCAGGATTTACTTTGAAGCAGAAAATGTTGCTCTTCTTTCAAACATTACCTTTCTACAGTGGAACTAAATAATGTTAAAGGATACTTTTTGGGTAGATGAAGGATCTCCATGATTAATAGGTTTAAGGTAAGACAGTTAAGGTAAAGTAGAGACATACACAAACTAGAAACAAAGCTAGAGATCACATAACCAAGGCTTTAATCTGTGATGTTAGTGAGAGACCTTTAGGACAACAGCAGTAGTTGCTTCATTTATGTTTTAGTCTGACTGGAAAGTTTAAAATACGCCTAAGGCACACGACAGATATAATTCAGTCTTTCTGTGTGCGTTTTCAGGTGAACAGTGAGGAACATGACAACATGGTGGATAAGGCGGCAACCTGGAGCCAGGACATTCCAGCTGACATACTAGACAAGATAAAGGCCGGAAAAGACGTCCCTGCTGAGAGCATCACTGTGTGGATCGATCCTCTGGACGCTACACAGGAATATACAGGTGTGTATGGCACTGATGTTCAGTTATCTTCATTTCCATGATCATTTTAGAAGGCACACTGGGCACTAAATATGTCAACCTCTCACTGATGTAAAGTACACTCTGTGCTGCTCCTCTTAAATAAGCAAGCAGCTTTTCTAGAATTAGACAGAGAGCTGTGAATGGCTAAAGTGAAAAATTGGCTTTTGACTTCTTTGTTCGCAGATCAAGCTCAGTGGCTCAGTGTAGGAGTGTATGCCTCCTTTGTTTGTCCTCGGTGTTATTGTGTGTTCTACAATTCTGTTTGGAAAGTTTACTGAACATACATGGTCCTTTGCAGCAACACCCTCCTGACATTCATCCAGTTAATCTCTTTAACAGCTGGGAGCTGCCCATTAGAGCTGTTTACTCTGTTGGCCACTGAGTCGTTTCAGAAGAGGTGCTGAAGTCTACTTGTGAATTTTTTGGTACAACTAAACTGAAATTCAAACACTTGGGTATATTAACACACACTTTAGGCATTTATCCCCTCCTAGATTCTCTGAAAACCTCTCAAACTctcaatttgttttgtttcttactcatgtttatgttatttagaACACAGAACACGCATACGGAGTCTCTGAGGGTAGGGGTGGAGTTTGATAGCATTTTGTCAAATTGAAACCCAGTATCAAGTTACAGAATGTGAGTCTTATTAATtttatctttcaacattaaagtaattaaaggataaagctaCTACAACTCAAAGATGTCCAATTAATCACTTGTTGGTAGCTCggaagaaagaaacacaacagtTTATAGTGGCAGCCTGATGAATAttcacaacctgaaaatgagatgagcagCATAATATATGAGATATTCATTTAATGTATCTGATACGTTCAGTCAACAGCCGCAGCCGACTGTACTCCAAGAGCTACTTAGTCCAAATACTGAAGGTCCTGATTCACAACTATGAAACTGAGCAGATATAAAGCTCACAATCTTTGTCTGAATACAAACAccagctgcagagagcacattaaCTAGAAAACTATATTTTAGCTGTTAAGAAATGAACgttaattagctacagctgatctgatctgctgctggtGATGCCTGTTATTTTAACCAGCCACAGCAACAGTAGGCTAAAAACGAGAAGCCTGCTACTGCTATGGTTTCCATTGCTCTGTGAGGGTTAGGGCTGtaaaaggagttttttttaatgttaagaGTTTAATGGATCTTGATATTTTGCAGACTTCAAAACAGATCCAAAGTGGAACCGGTTATCATCCCTAGCTGTGGGTGATGAGAGACGGATTACCTCATGTATAGATGACCTACTTTAGTTCAAAATCATTATCGTGGTTATTGTGGGCTTGACAGGGTGATGAGGAAAAAGGCAGATCAGACAGTTTACACCAAATTGAAGGTAATTACAGCACAAATAGTCTGTGGTAGCCTATAAAGTTCTACAGTTGATATTCTGCATTTTTCTGATTCTGGTGAATCAGATGGTGTCTTTGCAGCCTGACAGCAAATGTTCATTGGCCTGGTTATTGGTCCATGGCCCAagggttgggaaccactgtctTAGAGCAGCTCACTGGTAGTTGTTCAAGGGTGTGAGAGAGTTTCCCAGCTAATATGTATCTATTTAATCCCCAGCTGGACCAGGAATTCAATGTGTTCTTTCAAACTTTAGGTAGCAAATAATTAAAACCTGGATCTTATTTAATCCAGGTAATCTTAACATAGCAAAGTTATGGAGTTGAACAAGACTCTAAGTGcagtattattttttatgattaaggacataaagacacaaatatGGACAGATAGATTTCCGCATGTTAGAGACACGCTGACACTTACCTCTGTGTCTTCTGTTCTCTCCACTGGTCCCGCCCATATcctgtattttcttcttcatccCCCCTCCTTTtatcttctgtctgtctctgctatCTCTGCTATCTTTCTGCCCCACCCGTCCTATCTGCTCatctcgctctttctctctctctccacagagAACCTTGTCAAGTATGTTACCACAATGGTATGTGTGGCTGTAGATGGTAAACCGATCATTGGGGTCATACACCAGCCATTCACTGGGTTCACTGGTAAGTGTGTGTGCCTCCTCAACTTAACTTCTGTATGTTCAACAGGATTGCCTCCACCTTATTTTATATTACTATTTATGGAGAGAAACAGTAAAATAGTCTTAGTTGAACTGTAATAATTAAGATGTTGGCTGACAAAATATATTGATTGTATGTATTGAACGTTCCCTCTCTCTACCCCTCCATTCCCTTTGTCTATCTGTCTccctctcatctctcctccAGCCTGGGCGTTTGTGGGTCAGGGATCGAATATGCATCCCCGGTCGTCATACAGTGTAAGCCCTCCAAAGGTGATAGTATCACGTTCCCACTCTGGGGAGGTTAAAAGCTATATTCATGATGCTTTTGGAAACAACACATCAATCACAGAAGCAGGTGGTGCAGGTGAGTGGggaattatttacatttttatattacatttaaaggtttatataTGTGCAGATGAAGTTCAAAGGCTGCATCTATGATATTAAGTAAAAAATAAGCAAAGCAAATTAAGACTTTcattgcttttgttgttgtttttccctaTTTATGGACAGACGGAAGTCCATTTTACAAACTGGTAAAACTAAATATGTTAGTTAAAATGTAGTTAATAGTTAATTTGTTGTTGaattttacacatatttacatattggGACACATTTTTCTTCCCGATGACTGTACACACGTTCATAATGGGAACTTTTCGTACAGTCTCCACTCGCAGTCCCCTAATATCAGGACACTTTTTGGTGTGATGAAGAATCAAGCAGTCATATCAACCGTggtctccctttctctctgtctctcagggtACAAGGTCCTGTCGCTCTTGGAGATGCCCTCAAGTGATACAGAGTCCATAGACCAGGCAGACGCTTACGTCCACATCACCTTTATTAAGAAATGGGACATCTGCGCTGGTGCAGCACTACTTAATGCACTGGGTAATATTATAAATATCACTTCAAAAGAGATGAAATACTAAACTAGTGTTTTAACATCTTTAATGAATGTGTTGTTATTTCTATAATGgatttttaatgtgtgtaatgCACTGTGCCAATGACGTGTAATCACCATGATTGTAGGAGGCCACATGACAACACTAAAGGGAGAAGACATCGACTACAGTGGGACACCACTCAACAAAGGAGGACTGGTGGCCAGTGTTAATGTGGACCATAAGGCCATCGTGGAGAGACTACCAAACTGGGACCCTGAGAAGCactgaaagacacaaacacagagccaTTGGTAGTCTGGTCAGGTTGTGGTAAGAGCAACATGTGGCAGTCCTTTTCTGTAACTAAGAATAGGCTGTAAACATAACCAGGCCTCATCATCATGAGATCGGGATCAACCAATCAGATGGATTGTCAGATGGAGTCACTGGCACGGGCCACTGAGCAGGACTGTGGATCCAACATGACTGCAGCTGGAAACTGCAATGGCTGACACAATGGCTCTGAATGCACACTCCCTTTCATGCATACATACTTGCAGCTAGGAAACAGTACATCTTCCTCTCtacgtgcacgcacacacacacacacacacacacacacacacacacacacacaaacatgctcacaatgaacACTGGACAGCAGTCGCCCTCCCTGAGTCCCCTCCCTTCACCTTCAGAGGACAGCAGGATAACTAATGTGAAATGTTGAACTAAGGAGCACAATGCTGAACATTACAGCAAAACCTACAAAGTGACTGACATCGTTGTCTTTTATCGTTTTAAGTCTAATCTTCATCACATGATGTTCTAGTGAAAACACAGGAATAAAGAGCCCCATGAATTGCACACAGGCAAGGTATCATAAATGTCAACATCAGCTTAGCTCAGTTAGTGAAACAACTACCTAGAAATATTTGAGACCGGATAGAAACTGACAGAGAACAATGAGCTTCAGTGGTTCTAGTCTCTGGCCGCTAAGATGCCACTTCACCAACAATCCCTCTGTTCACCAGCATCACACAACAATTCGCTTCACTTTAAAAAACGTTTGTAAAGCAGTGCCACTTCATTGAACAGAGCAGTGTGCACTGAGTCAAACTCAAAGGTCAGACTtacatggaaagaaaaacatcctTCAATAAATACTTTTCAGAAAGTGTTTGTAAAAAACTGAACTGTGAAAATTGTCTAAATTATTCAGTTACTGACTAACAGCTCTAGTTTGGCTAAAATATGTTGCAGCCAAATAggcaaaaaaaataacacaattgAATTAAGATTAAATGGTCAAAGGTAAACAAGATTTTTGGCTGATTAAACCTATTCTGAGGTTCAAGTGTGGACATGCTATGATTGATGTTTCCCAGATAGCATAATATGAGAACTTCAAGGCGTGTCCACTGAGAATAGAGGGCAGTGAGTGCAAGGAAAGGGTGGAGGATGATAGTGAATTGTCTAATAAAGATTAATCCTCAGCAGAGGTTTAATCAGACAGAATAACTTAAAACACATGTGGGTGTGTAAGGGCTTGAAACTCAACCTCCTGTAAATACACAGTTGGACTCTGGATTGAAGTCATAAAGCACCTTCACAGTCTGGTACTCCACATAACACCATCACTTCCCCAGTACATACTGTGTTAGTAGGACTGTTGCATTTCTCAGTGGATTAATAGCAGAGCATCCTGTTTAAAGATTGGATGATAATGTGTTCTTATCTCTGCTGTAAAACAATGTAGAAAAGCAAGTTCTATCCGGTATGTACAGTCTCATTCATGATTTTAACAGTCTGCCAAATGGGAATTACAGAAGAATGATTTTGTGTTTGAATGGTACATTGTCAAgaactaaatgtaaaaaaaataaataaatccagtgCATGGACCGCTACATTCCTCCATGTTTCCAAACTGTTTCTATAACTGAACAATGTACTGTGCACTTTCCAAATCTGCAAAATTCGTTGATGCAAAAATGTACAGCTGtaatgactaatcgattaattgatagacagagaaaaaaaaatcaactatttaaataatctattaatcatataagtcatttttcaagcaggaATGCCAAACTTTCCCCAGCTTCAGCTTCTCACTTGTGaggatctgctgcttttcttagtCTTCTGcaattgtaaatgaaatatcCTTGaatattttggactgttgtatGGACGAAACAGGCTATTTGATGACaggtatttttcactatttcctgacattttatagaccgacagttaatcaattcattgaggaaacaatcagcagataaaccaataatgaaaacaattgttgtTTGCAGCCCTACAAGAATGACACCCTGGTACTTTTCAAATGTTATAAATGATCTAACATCTCAGTTGCCAATTGTTCAGTACAGTGTGTAAACTGTGTTTAGATATACATTTGCTTGCATGGTTTTGTATTCTGATTAGCCTTTGTTCATCTGACACTTTTCATTGTATTGAAATGCCGCTGGCTCCATCAGCCTGTTTCTGAGGTCTTTCTGTACTGTCTGCCATACATGTGTCGG of Thunnus thynnus chromosome 12, fThuThy2.1, whole genome shotgun sequence contains these proteins:
- the bpnt2 gene encoding inositol monophosphatase 3, producing MAPMGIRLSPLGVAVFCLLGVGVIYHLYAGVISSRLAAFRQTRKVDLRDLLAVSVEAAVLGGIEVKKVRDENGLKEKSKGKTREGANELLTMGDLQSHRKMFNLIRNTFPEITVNSEEHDNMVDKAATWSQDIPADILDKIKAGKDVPAESITVWIDPLDATQEYTENLVKYVTTMVCVAVDGKPIIGVIHQPFTGFTAWAFVGQGSNMHPRSSYSVSPPKVIVSRSHSGEVKSYIHDAFGNNTSITEAGGAGYKVLSLLEMPSSDTESIDQADAYVHITFIKKWDICAGAALLNALGGHMTTLKGEDIDYSGTPLNKGGLVASVNVDHKAIVERLPNWDPEKH